The Metabacillus sediminilitoris genome window below encodes:
- a CDS encoding SE1832 family protein: MDAREIHVKIDDLKMEYIKVQGDIEKLESTGHSIEKLDAKLAEIENELMRYRAML; the protein is encoded by the coding sequence ATGGATGCGAGAGAAATTCACGTAAAAATAGACGACTTAAAAATGGAATATATCAAAGTTCAAGGGGATATTGAAAAACTGGAATCAACAGGACATTCAATTGAAAAATTAGATGCAAAGCTAGCAGAAATTGAAAATGAATTAATGCGATACCGTGCTATGCTCTAA
- a CDS encoding aspartyl-phosphate phosphatase Spo0E family protein gives MNQLQLIKEIQSLREYLYIIGKDTSIYSNGEVLKVSQELDQKLIIYQKLMVMDGNNSMGNGLNNEEVKKNHSLDTYINFSQ, from the coding sequence ATGAATCAGCTTCAATTAATAAAAGAAATACAGTCCTTACGGGAGTATTTATACATAATAGGGAAAGACACTAGTATTTATTCAAATGGAGAGGTTTTGAAAGTAAGTCAAGAGTTAGATCAAAAGCTCATCATTTATCAAAAATTAATGGTCATGGATGGTAACAACTCCATGGGGAATGGTCTTAACAACGAAGAAGTTAAAAAAAATCATTCATTAGATACATATATAAATTTTTCTCAATAA
- a CDS encoding CZB domain-containing protein yields MLIPVAAEHLLWKWKAYNVVCGFVKLDEHSIGEHTSCTLGKYLEEIKRSNPSHELIAKVYEPHKKGSYTFERSHPSSE; encoded by the coding sequence ATGTTAATCCCAGTAGCTGCTGAACATTTATTATGGAAGTGGAAAGCCTATAATGTAGTATGTGGCTTTGTAAAATTGGATGAACATAGTATTGGGGAACATACATCTTGTACACTCGGTAAATACTTAGAAGAGATAAAACGTTCGAATCCTTCTCATGAACTAATAGCGAAAGTATATGAACCACATAAAAAAGGTTCATACACTTTCGAAAGAAGTCATCCGTCTAGTGAATAG
- a CDS encoding ring-cleaving dioxygenase, giving the protein MNHLKGIHHVTAITSSAEKNYEFFTYVLGMRLVKKTVNQDDIQTYHLFFADDTGSAGTDMTFFDFPGIPKGVHGTNEIFKTSFRVPSDAAIEYWEKRFDRLEVNHTGIKEQFGKKTLSFVDFDDQQYQLISDENNEGVASGKPWQNGPIPLEYAITGLGPIFIRIAEFDYFKEMMEKVLLFKEIAKEGSFHLFEVGEGGNGAQVVVEYNTILPQARQGFGTVHHTAFRVEDRDVLDEWTKRIESFGFQTSGYVNRHFFESLYARVAPQILFEFATDGPGFMGDEPYETLGEKLSLPPFLEPKREVIEKLVRPIDTVRSTKEFVKE; this is encoded by the coding sequence ATGAACCATTTAAAAGGAATTCACCACGTTACAGCGATCACAAGTAGTGCAGAAAAGAACTATGAATTTTTCACATATGTTTTAGGTATGCGCTTAGTGAAAAAGACTGTTAACCAGGACGATATACAAACATATCACTTGTTTTTTGCGGATGACACAGGAAGTGCAGGTACAGATATGACTTTCTTTGACTTTCCAGGCATTCCGAAAGGAGTACATGGAACAAACGAGATTTTTAAAACTTCCTTCCGTGTACCAAGTGATGCAGCTATCGAATATTGGGAAAAACGATTTGATCGATTAGAAGTCAACCATACAGGTATTAAAGAACAATTTGGTAAAAAAACACTTTCTTTTGTTGATTTTGATGATCAGCAGTATCAATTAATATCTGATGAAAACAATGAGGGTGTTGCATCAGGGAAACCTTGGCAAAACGGGCCTATTCCATTAGAATATGCAATCACTGGACTAGGACCAATTTTTATTCGTATTGCAGAATTTGATTATTTTAAAGAAATGATGGAAAAGGTATTGTTATTTAAAGAAATTGCGAAAGAGGGTTCATTTCATTTATTTGAAGTTGGTGAAGGTGGTAATGGTGCTCAAGTAGTTGTCGAATATAATACGATTTTACCTCAAGCGCGTCAAGGCTTCGGTACAGTCCATCATACAGCATTCCGTGTGGAGGACAGAGATGTGTTGGATGAATGGACAAAACGTATAGAAAGCTTTGGATTCCAGACTTCTGGCTATGTGAATCGCCACTTTTTCGAATCTTTATATGCTAGAGTAGCACCGCAAATTTTATTTGAATTTGCAACAGATGGACCAGGATTTATGGGAGATGAACCATATGAAACACTTGGTGAAAAATTATCTTTACCTCCGTTTTTAGAACCAAAACGTGAAGTCATTGAAAAATTAGTACGTCCGATTGATACGGTTAGAAGTACAAAAGAATTTGTCAAAGAATAA
- a CDS encoding ArsR/SmtB family transcription factor has product MIHIKDLRSGLNLFKALGSETRIEILHLLTQFDSLNLNDIAEKLNLTNGAVTTHIKKLEENGLIDITTTVGKHGIQKMCYLNEDALTVELRSKEPEHSYEYEIRVGHYCDYRVEPTCGLATKDSIIGEFDDPRYFADPEHINADIVWLTKGFLEYRIPNYLKKTEEFKELQFIFELSSEAPGYNNDWPSDIYFYINNIELGYWTSPGDFGDIRGKNSPDWWPGHLNQYGLAKLLRINNDGTFIDGCRISDITISDINLNKKSGIKFKLAVSDENGGGLTLYGKNFGNFNHDIIARVLYDIKK; this is encoded by the coding sequence TTGATTCATATAAAGGACTTACGATCAGGATTGAATTTATTTAAAGCTTTAGGTTCTGAAACGAGGATCGAAATCCTTCATCTCCTAACACAGTTTGATAGTTTAAATTTAAATGATATAGCTGAAAAATTAAATTTAACAAACGGTGCCGTTACAACGCACATAAAAAAACTAGAAGAAAATGGATTAATCGATATTACAACAACAGTAGGAAAGCACGGAATTCAAAAAATGTGCTATCTAAATGAAGATGCACTTACAGTTGAATTGCGAAGCAAAGAACCGGAGCATTCATACGAATATGAAATAAGAGTTGGTCATTATTGTGATTATCGCGTAGAACCTACATGCGGGTTAGCAACCAAAGACAGTATTATTGGTGAGTTTGATGATCCGCGTTACTTTGCAGATCCCGAACATATTAATGCAGATATTGTTTGGCTAACAAAAGGTTTTCTAGAATACAGAATCCCTAACTATTTAAAAAAAACCGAGGAATTTAAAGAGCTGCAATTTATTTTCGAGTTAAGTTCGGAAGCACCTGGTTATAACAACGACTGGCCTTCAGATATTTACTTTTATATTAATAACATCGAATTAGGTTACTGGACTTCACCTGGTGACTTTGGGGATATAAGAGGAAAAAACAGCCCAGACTGGTGGCCGGGACACCTTAACCAATACGGACTAGCCAAATTACTGCGGATTAATAACGACGGAACGTTTATCGATGGCTGCCGTATATCTGACATAACGATTTCAGATATTAATCTCAATAAAAAATCTGGGATTAAATTTAAACTTGCCGTATCAGATGAAAACGGTGGCGGTCTAACACTATATGGAAAAAACTTTGGGAATTTTAATCACGATATTATTGCTAGAGTTTTGTACGACATAAAAAAATAA
- a CDS encoding beta-ketoacyl synthase N-terminal-like domain-containing protein yields the protein MEDKIVVTGYGVKVPKTNSVQQFMHNLKDGVCCLKAVTNLSPDGEKTIIGYIDEGLEEFEFDKKYKRLPRASLLGMAAGREALNQAGLLNLSHEKTGLFMGISVGAIGEKVFQESIIHVNQEHYRNIPITFSHYSNYHSITAAITYDLGIKGMTKTISTGCTSSLEAIQDAMVYLKSGMIDVAIVGGTDSLVNKMATYGFAKTKSIAMNQGLDDGAAPFNQNSKGFAISEGSGMIILEREETALNRNATILGEIENVVSNNDGVSIYSIDESGDQMVRALKEVIRERKPDFINSQALGIQVNDRIEERCSNELFNHHVPYTSIKGMIGNPYGAIGVLQVISSLISIKHGFIPPTIRTKKQGFEAMNIVTETLFQEVNEVAITNHGHGGNNACAYIKRYQHSR from the coding sequence TTGGAAGATAAAATAGTTGTAACTGGTTATGGGGTAAAAGTCCCGAAAACAAATAGTGTTCAACAATTCATGCATAATTTAAAAGATGGGGTTTGTTGTTTAAAAGCTGTAACAAATCTTTCACCCGATGGTGAGAAAACAATTATTGGGTATATCGATGAAGGTTTAGAAGAATTTGAGTTTGATAAAAAGTATAAACGATTACCGAGGGCTTCACTGCTCGGAATGGCTGCTGGAAGGGAAGCATTAAATCAAGCTGGTTTGCTTAATCTGTCACATGAAAAAACAGGTCTTTTTATGGGGATTTCAGTAGGTGCAATAGGTGAAAAGGTATTCCAGGAGTCTATTATTCATGTAAATCAAGAACATTATAGAAATATCCCGATTACTTTTTCACATTACTCTAATTATCATAGTATTACTGCTGCAATAACTTACGATTTAGGGATTAAAGGAATGACGAAAACAATCTCAACTGGATGCACGTCAAGTTTAGAAGCGATTCAGGATGCCATGGTTTATTTAAAGAGTGGTATGATTGATGTGGCTATTGTCGGCGGTACAGATAGTCTTGTAAACAAAATGGCTACATATGGTTTTGCAAAAACAAAGTCAATCGCAATGAATCAAGGCTTAGATGACGGTGCAGCACCATTTAATCAAAATAGTAAAGGATTTGCTATTTCAGAAGGTTCTGGCATGATCATTTTAGAGAGAGAAGAAACAGCATTAAATAGAAATGCTACTATATTAGGTGAAATAGAGAATGTCGTCTCAAATAATGATGGGGTTTCTATTTATTCTATTGATGAATCGGGAGATCAAATGGTCCGTGCTTTAAAAGAAGTCATTAGAGAAAGAAAGCCGGATTTTATTAATAGTCAGGCATTGGGCATACAAGTGAATGATAGAATAGAGGAACGTTGTTCAAACGAATTATTTAATCATCATGTACCATATACTTCCATTAAAGGTATGATTGGGAATCCATATGGAGCAATCGGAGTATTGCAAGTTATTTCATCTTTGATTAGTATAAAACATGGATTCATTCCTCCAACGATCCGTACAAAAAAACAAGGCTTTGAAGCGATGAATATTGTAACAGAAACGTTGTTTCAAGAGGTAAATGAAGTAGCCATAACAAATCATGGTCATGGCGGCAATAATGCTTGTGCATATATAAAAAGATACCAACATAGTAGGTGA
- a CDS encoding carbohydrate ABC transporter permease — protein sequence MERKKKLSNLLYSQKIAPYFFVLPFLLSFAIFFAYPVFSTVVMSFQEVLPGQVTFIGLENYKDLWNPTFLKSLKNSTVYTALTLCVLIPIPLLLAVFLNSKIMVAKNFFRSIIFIPALTSVVVAGIIFRLIFGGQEGALLNSIIGIFGFEPKAWLNNAGLSMFALVILATWKWMGINLLYFLAGLQNIPRELYEAADVDGASTWKKFTNVTVPLLKPITIYVFTISIYGGYSMFAESYMLYGNNNSPNDMGLTIVGYLYRNGIEQNNLGFGSAVGITLLVLTFVITLVQLSLSGMFKKEE from the coding sequence ATGGAGAGGAAGAAGAAACTTTCAAATCTTCTTTATTCCCAAAAAATTGCACCATATTTCTTTGTTTTACCCTTTCTCTTATCGTTTGCAATTTTCTTTGCTTATCCTGTATTTTCAACTGTTGTTATGAGTTTTCAAGAAGTGCTTCCGGGTCAAGTTACATTCATTGGCCTTGAAAATTATAAGGACTTATGGAATCCAACCTTTTTAAAATCGCTGAAAAACAGTACTGTTTATACAGCTCTTACACTATGTGTTCTTATCCCGATACCGCTTCTTTTAGCTGTTTTTTTAAACTCAAAAATAATGGTTGCTAAAAACTTTTTTAGATCGATTATTTTCATCCCTGCATTAACGTCTGTCGTCGTAGCTGGGATTATCTTCAGACTCATTTTTGGCGGTCAAGAAGGAGCTTTATTGAATTCTATCATTGGGATATTTGGATTTGAACCTAAAGCTTGGCTTAATAATGCAGGGCTTAGCATGTTTGCACTAGTTATACTTGCTACCTGGAAGTGGATGGGGATTAATCTTCTCTACTTTTTAGCTGGCTTGCAAAATATTCCGCGGGAATTATATGAAGCGGCTGATGTTGATGGGGCATCGACATGGAAGAAATTTACCAATGTAACAGTCCCATTATTAAAACCAATTACGATCTATGTGTTTACGATTAGTATTTATGGCGGTTATTCGATGTTTGCAGAAAGCTACATGCTTTATGGAAATAATAATTCACCAAATGATATGGGACTAACAATTGTAGGTTATTTATACAGAAATGGAATTGAACAAAATAATTTAGGATTTGGATCTGCTGTTGGAATTACCTTACTAGTCCTTACATTTGTAATTACGCTTGTTCAGTTATCATTATCCGGGATGTTTAAGAAGGAGGAATAA
- a CDS encoding methyl-accepting chemotaxis protein, protein MNENYGISGNAYLPGNTELEKMINKVLELKNTQVREQFLLNSELIEFVTHMDYVKDMVDSIILQSSVEEVAASSEEMSDTIEEIATYVQTSLNTTNEAVSISTGSIETINEAFKYINKSFDEIKIVQDKMQKVVDGTKEIDTVVNIINEVAEQTNLLSLNASIEAARSGEAGRGFAVVAKEIKKLAENTKDSANFIRDMVRKLREGVSEESITEAVHVFTKGKEHINQAVVSMDQMDDSLEGIGSVFESISANVEQQSATTEEVTARISEINYQTLALREVCMKTGQGIYTISTLAEKL, encoded by the coding sequence ATGAATGAAAACTATGGAATATCTGGTAATGCATATTTACCAGGAAATACTGAACTGGAAAAAATGATTAATAAAGTTTTAGAATTAAAGAATACTCAAGTAAGAGAACAGTTTCTCTTGAATAGTGAATTAATTGAATTTGTTACACATATGGATTATGTGAAAGATATGGTAGATAGCATTATTTTGCAAAGCTCAGTAGAAGAAGTGGCTGCTAGCAGTGAAGAGATGAGCGATACAATTGAAGAAATAGCCACATATGTACAAACTTCTTTAAACACAACAAATGAAGCGGTATCTATATCGACAGGGTCTATTGAGACGATAAATGAAGCGTTTAAATATATAAATAAGTCATTTGATGAGATTAAGATCGTTCAGGATAAAATGCAGAAGGTTGTTGATGGCACTAAAGAGATTGATACAGTTGTTAATATAATTAACGAAGTGGCAGAGCAGACGAATCTATTATCATTAAATGCTAGTATTGAAGCAGCCAGATCCGGAGAAGCAGGCAGGGGTTTTGCAGTTGTAGCTAAGGAAATAAAGAAACTGGCAGAAAACACAAAAGATTCCGCGAACTTTATTCGAGATATGGTAAGGAAGCTTAGAGAAGGTGTTTCTGAAGAATCGATTACTGAAGCTGTCCATGTGTTTACGAAAGGAAAGGAACATATTAATCAAGCAGTCGTTTCCATGGATCAGATGGATGATTCATTGGAAGGTATTGGTTCTGTATTCGAAAGTATATCTGCGAATGTGGAGCAACAATCTGCAACAACAGAAGAAGTAACAGCAAGAATAAGTGAAATCAACTATCAGACACTAGCGTTAAGAGAAGTTTGTATGAAAACAGGTCAAGGAATTTATACAATTAGTACTTTAGCGGAAAAACTATGA
- a CDS encoding sensor histidine kinase produces MIIAFLIAIIGIIPIVLAISVVKIYRGSELAVPLLLYMLSISCWQLDIAVLYLKGTFSEELILWLFKIFRAGPTFMIPLVFYLSYAAIKKHSTNLKNNLFYRFLIIIFNRKVLILLSIWSLFVYIVNMTDLGIRGLQEIQIINSNTYFYFPEYGPLKSLYSYHTSSFIMFLGFSYIISRNLQNKYLKDFLATFSFCSFLLFVSGLLNFIPGTGALYSSLGVIIFSVIIIFAFLKMNTAMVVNYNRLIERQKKLDYTGNLTASLVHEVKNSLVIIMGYSKLFSELPSIPQQGKKMVDMIHKAARQIDNLTYNYTKFIKHESIDYRMADLNEIVEQSIELSAEITKGNAVGVSFERKYKTLKAYINETYIKQVFVNLIKNSTEAMPNERTLRTIKITTNIDMDKIIINVIDTGKGIPIENWESIFDPFTSNKEEGLGLGLPFVKKIIFEHRGDIKVVDSNPNGTHIQILLPQYSFSDF; encoded by the coding sequence TTGATCATAGCATTTTTAATCGCTATTATTGGAATTATTCCTATCGTATTAGCGATTTCTGTAGTGAAGATTTATAGAGGTTCTGAACTGGCTGTTCCTTTACTTCTATATATGCTTTCAATTAGTTGTTGGCAATTAGATATTGCCGTTTTATATTTGAAAGGGACTTTTTCGGAAGAACTTATTTTATGGCTTTTTAAGATTTTTAGAGCTGGTCCGACATTTATGATCCCTTTAGTTTTTTATTTATCATATGCAGCGATAAAAAAGCATTCTACTAATCTTAAAAACAATTTATTTTATCGCTTTCTGATCATAATATTCAATCGGAAAGTATTAATATTACTAAGTATATGGAGTCTTTTTGTTTATATCGTCAATATGACTGATTTGGGCATTCGTGGTTTACAAGAAATACAAATTATAAATTCGAATACATATTTTTATTTCCCAGAATATGGCCCTCTTAAGTCACTGTACTCTTATCACACAAGTAGTTTTATTATGTTTTTAGGTTTTTCCTATATTATTTCGAGAAATCTACAGAATAAATATTTAAAAGATTTTTTAGCGACATTTTCTTTTTGTTCTTTTTTACTTTTTGTATCAGGATTACTTAACTTTATTCCTGGAACAGGAGCGTTATACAGCAGTTTAGGAGTAATCATTTTTTCAGTTATTATTATCTTTGCTTTTCTAAAAATGAACACAGCGATGGTCGTTAATTATAATCGCTTAATAGAGCGTCAGAAAAAACTGGACTATACAGGAAATTTAACTGCAAGCTTAGTCCATGAGGTTAAAAATTCACTTGTTATCATAATGGGGTATTCAAAATTATTTAGTGAACTACCTTCAATACCGCAGCAGGGTAAAAAAATGGTTGATATGATCCATAAAGCTGCACGGCAAATTGATAATTTAACATATAATTATACGAAGTTTATCAAACATGAATCCATTGACTATAGAATGGCTGACCTAAATGAAATCGTAGAACAATCTATCGAATTATCAGCAGAAATTACAAAAGGAAATGCAGTAGGAGTTTCATTTGAGAGAAAATATAAAACATTAAAAGCCTATATTAATGAAACATATATTAAGCAAGTCTTTGTTAACTTAATTAAGAATAGTACGGAAGCTATGCCTAATGAACGTACATTAAGAACCATAAAAATCACAACAAACATCGATATGGACAAAATCATCATTAATGTCATTGATACGGGAAAAGGAATTCCAATCGAAAATTGGGAATCGATTTTTGATCCATTTACTTCGAATAAAGAGGAAGGCCTAGGTCTTGGTTTACCATTCGTAAAAAAAATTATTTTTGAACACCGTGGAGATATTAAAGTTGTTGATAGTAATCCAAATGGAACACACATACAAATCCTATTGCCACAGTATTCATTTAGTGACTTTTAA
- a CDS encoding carbohydrate ABC transporter permease, with protein MQTKQRKRWKISTVILLILFIVISIFALFPLVAITLASFKPSKEILRFGLNLSLQPEVLSFDNYAFIFSGASEYFIWYKNSILITIISTILCLLLSCMVGYGLAVYDFKFKNLIFGMVLVVMMVPVEIIMLPLYKLTMNLGLMDTLIGAFLPFIVAPIPIFFFRQYAAGLPRDLLDAARVDGSTELGIFFKVMMPLMAPAFSSMAILQALASWNNFLWPLIVLKSSDKLTLPIGLSTLLTPYGNNYDVLIAGSVLAIIPILIVFIFFQRYFIEGMTAGGVKG; from the coding sequence ATGCAAACAAAGCAGCGAAAAAGATGGAAGATTTCCACGGTTATCCTTCTCATCTTGTTTATAGTGATCTCAATTTTTGCCCTTTTTCCTTTAGTTGCTATAACACTAGCTTCCTTCAAACCGTCAAAAGAGATTTTAAGATTTGGTTTAAACTTGAGTTTGCAGCCTGAAGTTTTGTCTTTTGATAATTACGCGTTTATCTTTTCGGGGGCATCGGAATATTTTATCTGGTATAAGAACAGTATTTTAATCACAATCATTTCTACCATTCTTTGTCTTCTATTATCATGTATGGTTGGATATGGTTTAGCAGTTTACGATTTCAAATTTAAAAATTTAATTTTTGGAATGGTTCTAGTTGTGATGATGGTGCCTGTTGAAATCATCATGCTTCCATTATATAAACTTACAATGAATTTGGGCTTGATGGATACTTTGATAGGAGCATTTCTGCCATTCATCGTTGCACCAATCCCAATCTTTTTCTTCAGGCAATATGCAGCTGGCTTGCCAAGGGATCTATTGGATGCAGCTAGAGTTGACGGCTCAACAGAATTAGGTATTTTCTTTAAGGTTATGATGCCGCTTATGGCACCTGCATTTTCTTCTATGGCAATCTTACAAGCATTAGCAAGCTGGAATAATTTCTTATGGCCTTTAATCGTCCTTAAATCTAGCGATAAACTAACACTTCCGATTGGATTATCCACTCTTTTAACACCTTATGGCAACAACTATGATGTGTTAATTGCAGGATCTGTATTGGCGATTATTCCAATTTTAATCGTATTTATTTTCTTCCAACGCTACTTTATTGAAGGTATGACTGCTGGAGGGGTTAAAGGTTAA
- a CDS encoding ABC transporter substrate-binding protein produces the protein MKKHLFVLISIILVFSMFLAACSGNKASTDGDKESGGKGTKLELWTFNELHGKYYDFMVKEWNKENPDKQINLTANVYPYDDMHNKLLVAIQSGKGAPDIADIEVTKFPNYLKGQPQLLPLNDVVEPEKENIVQSRLDIYAKDGNYYGIDFHVGASVIYYNKEILDKAGVNPDDIKTWDDYAKAGKVVLEKTGVPMTTLETADHWSLWPQVAQLEGSDDLIDAKGDPNLDDPKILEILKYQQNLIEEGIAVTTPGNNHHSEEYYGFMNNGGAASVWMPMWYMGRFTDYMPDLKNKIVIKPMPAWEEGGPRSAGMGGTGTAVTTQSENPDLAKEFIAFAKLSKEGNIQLWKQLGFDPPRTEVWDMPELKEENKFTEYFGTDIFDTLIEVKDEIEGVNINENTPKVTDILNTQVLFRTLVDGEDPEKVLKEASEQLK, from the coding sequence ATGAAGAAGCATCTGTTTGTTTTAATTTCTATTATTCTCGTTTTCTCAATGTTTTTAGCAGCTTGTTCTGGCAACAAGGCTTCAACTGATGGTGATAAAGAAAGTGGAGGTAAAGGAACAAAATTAGAGCTTTGGACTTTTAATGAATTGCATGGCAAGTACTATGATTTTATGGTTAAAGAATGGAATAAAGAAAATCCTGATAAACAAATTAATTTAACAGCCAATGTATACCCTTATGATGACATGCACAATAAGCTATTAGTTGCTATTCAATCAGGCAAAGGTGCTCCAGATATTGCAGATATTGAAGTAACAAAGTTTCCGAACTATTTAAAAGGCCAGCCGCAGCTATTACCTTTAAATGATGTAGTAGAACCAGAAAAAGAAAATATCGTTCAATCAAGACTCGATATTTATGCGAAAGATGGTAACTACTACGGAATTGATTTTCACGTAGGTGCATCGGTTATTTACTACAACAAAGAAATTTTAGATAAAGCTGGAGTTAATCCAGATGACATTAAAACTTGGGATGATTATGCAAAGGCAGGTAAAGTTGTTTTAGAAAAAACAGGTGTGCCAATGACAACATTAGAAACTGCTGATCATTGGTCACTATGGCCACAAGTTGCACAATTAGAAGGTTCAGATGATTTAATTGACGCGAAAGGTGATCCAAATCTTGATGATCCGAAAATTTTAGAAATCCTGAAATATCAACAAAATTTAATTGAAGAAGGTATTGCTGTTACGACTCCTGGTAACAATCATCACTCTGAAGAATATTACGGCTTTATGAATAATGGCGGTGCTGCATCAGTTTGGATGCCGATGTGGTATATGGGAAGATTTACAGATTATATGCCAGATCTTAAAAATAAAATTGTGATCAAACCAATGCCAGCTTGGGAAGAAGGGGGACCGCGTTCAGCTGGTATGGGTGGAACAGGTACTGCAGTTACGACACAAAGTGAAAACCCAGATTTAGCGAAAGAATTCATTGCTTTTGCAAAACTTTCAAAAGAAGGAAATATTCAATTGTGGAAACAGCTTGGTTTCGATCCTCCGCGTACTGAGGTATGGGATATGCCTGAATTAAAAGAAGAAAATAAATTCACAGAGTATTTCGGCACAGATATTTTCGATACTTTAATAGAAGTAAAAGATGAAATTGAAGGTGTAAATATTAATGAAAATACACCAAAAGTGACAGATATTTTGAACACTCAAGTATTATTCCGTACTCTAGTTGATGGAGAAGATCCTGAGAAAGTATTGAAGGAAGCGTCCGAGCAGTTAAAATAA